The genomic interval TGGGCGTGCCTCCCAACGCCAGTTTCTTTCACTTTTTCAGAATCTGCTTTGATCTCAATCGAGCACTCGAAAGAGCTGCTCTACCTCACAGCAAATGAGAGTGGGAGCGGCTGAGACAGGCATGTGCCGTCCCCCAAACGTGTCGTCTACGAAGCAGCGGTAATcgcctgtgtgcgcgtgtgcgtgggtgtcggAGACGCACAGACTTGGTTGAGCACACCGTGACGGCAGCTGCTACTGCTACGAATAGGCTGATGGGAAGAGAGGATATACAAACTGAGAGCTCAACGACAAGCACAaatatagagagagagaggtggggcgcgcagcggagaaaaacagccacgcacgcacgcacgcccacgGCGAATCGTTTTCTTCCGGTTGTGTGGTTGCGGCGCTTTGACTTTTCACTACAGCAGCACTTTCTCTAAGATGCCGCGCGCAATCGCGTagagcggcggcacgccCTCCTGCGGGCTCATGGGCGCTgacagcgtcgccgcgctAGCCGGCAGCCGGTGGGTCTGCCGCGCCTCTATCTCAGCGTCGTTCTGCGCGAGGGGGAGATCACTCGTGTAGTAGGCAAAGCGCGACGTCAGCCCGGGGTGGGCTATTCCCTGCCGGTAAAAGTCCTCAATGACACGGGCAAAGTACGACCCCTCCATCTCCGtcccgacgcagcgccacaccTGCTGGTAGTACCGTAAGAGTTGCACGTTCTGCAGCATCGTACCCGTCACGGTCAGCACCTTGCCGTGGTGCACCTTGACACGCGGGCCGGCCAGTTCCTGTAGACGTTGCGCCGTGAGATCTTGGTTGCGGCAGTTGCGTAGCTCGTCCTGGTTGTCTTCGAGAATGAGCGAGGActtggagaggaggacgtgaCTAGCAAGCTGGATGTCACCGCGCTTGCCGGTGAGGCCGCCGGCCTTGCCCACCACGCTCACGCTGCGGATGCGCTTGCCAAAGGCGCTGAAGATGACGCGGCAGATACCTTCGGCCTGTGCTCCAAACGCAAAGTCCATGTTGATGAGGAAGTGCCGTTGCAACCGACCATCCCTGACGTGGTGGGCTGCCGGGGTGACCGTGGGACTGCCGCGGTTGCTATTCATGTTCGCCGGCTCGCTGAACTCGGTAAAGGTGGGCTTCTTTGTCGTGCTTGCCGTCTCCAGGTTGGTAGACCCGGGTTCTACATCTGAGTCGTTGGGTGATGTGTCGCCCCTGCTGTCCGTCATAATGCACCCCAGCACGTGGGTCTTCGAGCCGTCCTGGGAGCGGCGGTAAATCGGCTTGCATACCTGCGCCCACGTCGGCACGGTCGAGCCGCCCGTCTTGCCTTCGCGTTTCTCGCTGTCATTCTTGGTCACCTCCTCGTAGTACTTGTGCATCGCCTCACGTATGGTTTCATCAATCGCGTTGAAGTTGAGCCGATGCACCGGGATGACCTCCACCTGCAGCCCTGTCATGGCcgtgtcctgcagcaccgtgaTGCCGTTCTCCTCGAGGCTGCGgctgtgctcctccttcagGTCTGGCCGCTCATTCTGCAGGAAGCCTGTGAGCGCAACATAGAGCATGTCATCGACGTTGTGCCACTCCTCCGGTCGCCCGAGTCGCTTGCTCTCGGTGCGGCACGCGTAGTCGAGGATTTCCTTGCGGTACTTGCGGTTGAAGCCGCAGAGCAGATTCTTGATGCAgtgcgtgttgctgctgatcACGTCAATGTAAAGGTTGTCTGGCAGCGCGGAGAAGCGGTCAAGGCCGAGCTTCTCgagcacgcagctgcgcaggtTCAGGGCCCACTCGTGGAAGGGGTTCATTTGAAACTTCATCGAGAGACTCGGGTCAACGCGCACGTTGTACTCCTCGCGGTGCATCATAACCTCGTAAATACGCAGGAGTGTGTTGTGTCCCCAGTTGCGCAGCAGGCcagcctgctcctcctccgtaaGCGGCATGCGCTTCAGGATTGCGTGCACCCGCTGCATCTCGGCGTCGCGCGTGACGCCACCGGTCGTCAGGTACTTGCCCGCCAGTTCCTcctgctcgcgctgccgcaggtaCTCGTCAAGTATGTCGATCGCCGGTGGGTGCACCATGCCTTGCACGCGGCCACGCAGCTTGTTGCTCTCAATAATGTGCACGCACAGCATTGTTAAGAAATCGAGCAGATCGGTGAAgccgtcgcgcagcagcacgagcgtCTTCCCCTCCATCCCGAGATGCCAcgtgcagcgacggcgctccTTTGTGCGGATGTACGTGATGGAGGAGCGCATGCTGCCGCCCTTCATTGCCAGGCTGTCTGCCCCCTTGCGCGTGTCGGCCGCGCGCGCCTCGACCTGCATGCGCCTGGCAATGAAGGGCGGCAGGGCGTGCACGAGGTCGAAGCAAAAAGTGGAGGTCAAATTCTCTGGCAGGCGGTTCAGCGCGTAGCCCCACGCGCCGGTGTCGACTTGGTGACTAAACAGTTTTGTGTGGATGACGTTGTGGACGCGGGTGTAGCTCTCCAGGATGGACCACAGCGGCAGGTACTCGTTTTGCGCGCTGGTGGGCGAGAAGACATAGCGGCAGAACTCACGGATGGAGCCGAAGACGTCCATGGAGTCGGTGATGCGGACACCAACGCCCTGAGCAAAGCGGGGATTACGGGCAAGCACCgactgcagctcctcgtacGGCAGTAGCGAGATGGCTGTCTTGGACAtcgcgctgccggcgcggaAGACGTAGTGCGAGGCAGCGTTGAAGACGCAGTTCTCGATGCCAAACACTTGGCCTGGGTATAGGTCCGCGACGTGGGTGTAGACGGCATCCGATGACACCTCGCTGTTGGTGTTGGTGCCCTGCACGTCAGTGAGTCGAAGGCCGTACGGGGAGAGACTGCCGCGACGGTCACTGGTGCGGCTCAGCTTCATCGACACGCTTTGGTGAGACGCCACGCGAAACGCTTCCTCCATTGCCTTCCGCTCGTTGTTGATAGAGTCAACCCGAAAGACTTCCACATTgccccacaccaccacaTACAGGTGCCGCACCGGTGCCCCGCAGTCGAGAATAAGCTCGCCATGAGTGTACTcgcggtggagggagagcgggacaaggtgctgcaggtccTCGGGGCCCAGCAGGGACGTGAGCTGGGAGTGGCGGTAGAGCCAGGTGAGTTCCTCGCTGGTGTGTGCCGCTCGCCCCTTTGCTACAATGTACTCCATGACACGATTGCTGCGCACCGGCTGTGCTGCATCCAGGTGAAGGAAAATGCTGGGGGAGGCGATgaagtcgtcgtcgtcacgcCAGTCCGTctgcctgcagctgcgccgcgtcgctgtcgccttGCTCGGCGTGTCGTgggcgtcgctgtcgttgaGGGTGCCGTCCACGTCCTCCTGATCAATCATCCCCGCCGCCTGCATGACAGCCCGCGCGACCTGTGCAATGCGGTACGCcgtgcgctcctcctcactgctGCCAGACTCGGTCAGCATGGAGACACTGCCCTGATGCAGGCGGGTGTGCACGTGGTTCACAGCCTGcttcagcgccaccagcgcgtGTTGCTGAGTGGGGATGCACTCGCCACACGGATCCATCGGGGTCGTTGTGGGCGCCGTCAGCGAaatggcggtgctgctccgtACGATGCTGTTCACCACAGCGTTGGACTGATGATGGCGCGCGGACGCGGCAACGatagcagcgctgcctccggCGAAGGAGGTGGCGTGGGAGGTTGCCATCAGAAGCACTGGTGAGCGACTCGGTGAAATTTCACTGTTGTGCGATTGCAAAGAAGGAGGCCGcgccacggcgctggcgggGACGGGGCTCGCTTGGCTCGTGCGCGTCTCCACTGCGGGTGCTGAGACGCTTTCGCGGTCCCGCGATAGGGTTGCCGACGTTTCTGTAAGTGGGGGCACTGGCGTCGTCGCCTCTGAGGCATCAAGGTGCTTCATCGCTCCTTGACCCGCCACCAGGGTCTTTGCACGCGCGGGCTTCGCTTCGCAGCAGGCGGGCACGTCTGCCATAACAACCTCGCCTGCAACGGGATGCAGGACGGGGCTACTTGGGGTGTTGAAGGGGACGATGAAGGTGCAAAGGTGAGGTTGTCCCTGCTGCCGGTGTCGTGGGTGGAGATGGCTACAGTTGCAGAGAGAAATGGGTGGTATTCGTGCTTGTATATCGCTtcgctggaggagggcgcgggggggggaggtgcgtGCAGGGCGAGAGTTACCACAACGATACGGCCtaggggaaaaggaaaggacGAGAGCCGCACGTTTGATGCCGCGGACGACTcgagcgaggcgctggcgacggagagaggagggagggtcAGGCGCGCATAAGTTTCTTACACGGACAGGTATTCGCTATCACGTACTGGCAGGGCtaccaagagagagagtcgatGGAGGTAGTGGCGAGGACTCGTTCAGCTCTCGTCCATCGGCCCACGTACGTGGGGTGCAAAAGTGGCGTGGGgtcggagaggaggagggtgccaAGCGCCCATACTCCTACTTTCGCTTGCGCTGTGCGTGAGTCTCTTCTCTATTTCTGCTTTGAGTcacgcggagagaggaagggggagacgTGATGGGAGCAAAGGCCCCGCCCCCCTGAAGGAACACCAAAAGAAGACGTCGATTGGGAGGCGGGTGGCAGATGAGAGACTGAAGAGTGTGACCCAGAGGACTCgcgcggcacacacacacacacacacacgatcTTTTCCATCTACGAGGCTTGCGATGCGTTCGTCGTCGTTGGTGTCAGTGGTGATGAGTACGACGTGACGGGCGGTGAAAGATGCGAGACCTCGTCTAAAAGTAGATTcacccgctgcagcaccttgtGCAGCAGGTCCTCTACAGTCAcatcatcgccgctgctgctagcACTGCGCCCGGGCACGCTGGGTGGGAGTAGTGTGTCAGACACTTCCGTGGAGTTATGGCGCACCGGGTCCCGTACTTCCGTTGCGTAGCAATCCTCTGTTGGCCACAGAGGATTGCTACGGTGCAtcgacagcggtggtgatgcCCGCATTGCGAGCGGGTTGGTCATGCCTTGCTTGGATGGCGGAATCATCACGGAGGCCGTACGGGAtgagagcagctgcggcagctcggCAGGAACGATGTGGATTCCCATTccgctgtgctgcggtgggGCCGCCGTCGCTATTGTGGCCACCTCAGACGCGCTGCTAGCGAACGCAGGCGGGAGCAGGGTGGCGTTGTGAAGGGTCGTGGACTGCATCGCGctctgcggcagcgtggcTTGAAAGGCCGTGATGGCGGTGGAAGACGGCGCGCAGTCGAAACTGTCCTGTACTTCGGTAACTGGGCTGCTACTTTCCCTTAGGCGGAGCTGCGGGATGTGCTGACGCTGtcgcgcctgcagctgcgacagcacatcctgcagtgcctcctcAATGTGCCGTaggtgcgcgaggaggagtggcTCTCTTTCGGTAGTGGGACTGCTGAAGAGCGGTGCGTCTCGTGCATCGGCACTCCGACGGTCCTCTCTGCTGAGCGTGGCGGTGTCGCCACCTTTGGCGCGGCGTTGCTTTATGTCCTGCTCGTGTGTCGCAGAGAGGGTCTCTGCTGTGAGGTAGGGGGAGCTTCGCAAGGATGACTGTCGGGAGAAGCCGGAGCGCATCGAGCCaaaggcggcgctgggcaggtcgtcgtcatcatcaCCCTCACAGCTCCCGACAGCGTCTGCCGCTCGCCTCATCTGACCGTCTCCCTGGTGCGTATCGGCCGCCGTCAGATAGAcgctgccctcgctgctcaGCGGTGCTGGGGGGCGGAAATTGCTGACGCTGCTAcctcccccaccgccgcgactGCCGGCAGCTCTgtggcgccgtcgttgctgccacATTGCCCGCGCGTTGCTCACCGATAAGGTGGAGAagaccggcggcggcgctacAACCGCGACGCTTGCgtagtgctgctgaagcaTGGCGCTGTTGTTCGTATCACCTGCCATGCCTCCGGTGATGCTGCCGTCTGCGGAGGCCACGCTTGACAGGGTGGTGAGGCTGATCTGGGCGGGCGAGAAAGGGCTCCCGGCGCTGAACCCGGGCATCCTTGCGCTGCTTATGTTGGAGGGGGTTGCTAGCGTCGACGTCGTCTGCGCTCCGCCGTAAAAGGGTACGGACGACCGGTCCTCCACCACAAAGAACGACTGGTTGGTTATCGGCGGCCGtacgcggcgccgccgatgcgGTGGGGCGGCAGCCCCCACAAGAGGCACGCTATCACCACGCGGTGTGATGCTGGCGGTGCCATCGTCTGAGGTGTACGAGGCGGAGCCCAGCTGGCTCGAGACGGGGTAAAGGGAGcgggaggcagcagcgggtgtCGCTGCCATGGACAGGAGATTCGGCGGTGTCTGCGGCCGCGGCAACGTGGCcccgctgtgctgcaccccGTTTCCGCCTTCAATCAGTGCCGGCTCGCCctgcccacacacacccagcGGACTTCGGGTGGAGGGGCTGCGGCTCACTGTCCAGccccgctgccgcgacggcgtctccgtcacgctgctgcagtctTCGCTATGAGCTGCCCCTGCCAGTGGGCTGGTCACGACGACTGTGCAATCGGTGTGaccttccccttctcttgtgCTAGAGGGCACCGCGTGGCTTCGCCCACTGCCTGACCTCTCTCCACACAGGAGTGTCCTTGAGGACGGCTGCCCcgcgctgccggcgctgctgaccgTCTCGACGCACGCTGCATTGTTCGTGTGCGAGTTCGCCGCAAGGTGGTTGAGGAAATCGTTTGCCGCGCTGTTCAGTACCTCGTCCATGTTGGCGCCCAGAAAGCTGATGTTCTTGTTGAAACTATAATTGAAGAATGAGAAGTTGCCTGGCGGCTGAGCGAAGGACGCGTTGACGAGACCCATGGCATTGCTTGGACTCAGCGCGTGATCATTCACGTCACCAAGAGTGGACAGCGGTGTGCGCGGCGGAGCGGTGACTTcggccgtcgccgctgcggcaaccCCAGCACCCCTTCCAGCGGAAACACCGACTCCGTGCTGTTCGCCCTTGCTGTCCGGCAGTGTCGCCCCGCTCGTCATGCTCCGCAGCTGGTCAAACGACACGATGTTGCCAGCCTCATCCAGCATCACGTTGCGGCGTCGGCCAGGAAAGCTGGGGGTGTAGCCAACGGCTTCGTTGCGAGAGCCAGCCTTATTGGGCGTGCgaccgctgttgctgctcctgctgctgctcctgctgttCGACGACGTCGCGAAGAAGGCTTCCTCAGTACTGTTCGTTGttatggtggtggtgctgcctcgGTCCCGTTGCTGATGCGATGAGCTCCGCACTGGCAGTGGCAGTTGTGTTTGCGGACGAGAGCGCGTCTTGGAGCGCTTCTTCGGGGTCGGAGAGAGCTCATACGCTACCTCCGCGTTCGGGTTGCGCGCATCCGGCTCAGCCTTGTCGTTTTGGCCAGCGACGCCTGTGACGGGGTCGCAGTGCCGCTGGGgagtgcgctgcgcacctcCGTCTCCACCCGCAGCGGGCGCCATTGCCTTCGGCCTCCTATTCGACTCggcagacgaggaggaggatgtggaGGAGAAGTCCCACTTGCGCAGGTAGCGCCTGAAGGTCGATGCCGTTAGATTCAAGCTGCTGCCCGCGGCGGTGACCGTGTTGGACAACGACGCCTCCGCGCTTGCCCTAGCAGCCCTCGCGCCGTCGGGAGTCTGGGAGGTGCCGctcgccgccagcgccgccttgtCGCTGTGCCGTGGGACGTCCGTCTCGGACTCGTCCTCGTTTCCTTCCGCTACTGCGGCGGTTGCACCCTGACACCGCGTTTCGCCAACTACTCCTTCAACTTCCGCAGCGAGCGCCGACTTCAAGGGGGCTGTCGACGTCAGTCtcctcgcgctgccgctgctagCGGTGTCGCTGGGGCTGCTGTTGGAGCTGAAGAAGTCGGAGGTGAGCCGGCGCACCTTGGGGCGGTTACGCCGCTTCTTCAGCTTATCCGCCTCTTGGGGCTCCTGGAAGGCTACGAACTTCTTcagcacgtgcagcagctgcgcccgCTTCAGTGCCTTCACGGCGGAGTTGCGGTCGCCATGCGTCGACTCACTAAAGAGGCTCATCTGCAGCAGGTCCTGCGCGGAGGCGCGCTGGCTCGGGTCAGGGTTCAGACACGCTGAGACAAACTCCACGATGGAGGGGTGGCACTTGAAGAGCGGCGACAAGTCAGGGACGTCCGTCAGCGATGTGATGAAGTTAGTCAGGCCTGCGGGCCCCTTAATAGACTTGATGTGCGCGAAAGGCGGCTTGTTTGTCGCCATTTCCATCGCGACGCAGCCAAGCGACCATATATCGGAAGGAAAGCCATAGCCGATTCGgttgccctcctcgtcctcctccccggCTGACATACACTCGGGCGACATGTAGAGCGGGCTGCCCTGCATCACATATAGCAGCTCCCCATCCTGTACTGTGCGCGCCGTGCCAAAGTCGCCGATCTTGCCTTTGCCATcactgctcagcagcacgtTGGCTGTCTTGATGTCGCCGTGGACGTAGTGCTGTGAGTGAATGTACGCAAGCCCCTCTACCAcatcccgcagcagcgcccgcAGCTCAACGTACTGGagttttccctttcttttcagcAGTGACTgcagcgtgccgccgccagcgaaCTCCATAAACACCCGAATCACCTTCTGCTCCTTGCTCTCCTCGCAATAGAAGTAGTGGATGATGTTGGGGTGCTGCAGGTTGCACATGGTGCTGATCTCCTGCACAAACTGCTCAATCTTGGCATCGTTATTGCCCAGTCGCATTTCTTTCACGGCCATCTTGCCGCCTGTCAGCACGTCGTACGCTTCATACACCTCGCCAGAAGATCCTTTCCCGAGGAGGGCCCCGTGACGCCAGGCGCCGCGGCTGTTGCGCGCTAGCGTTTCACGTGTCTGCTCGATACGCATTCTTTCTAGCTTCACAACGGCCGacttctcctctgcgtgACGGATCGCTTTCATGGCCTGGACAGGGGTGCACGGCTTCTTCAGTGTAATGAAGCCGGCCGCCGCATACGTGTCACTGCTGACGAGGTCGAagttggtggcggtgatgatCACGGCCATGTGCCGTAGCatctcgcgcagccgcgtAATGGGGTCGAGGTCATGCGGGGAGGTAATGGCAGACTGCTGTAGGTCAATGATGAGAATGTCGGCGACTCCGGCAAGACCCACGACGTCCTCAAAGGTGAAAGCCGTCAGGACCGCGTGGTGGCGTTCCCACAGGAATGACGAGAGCATGATGCGGTGGGCCGGCGTGTCCTCTGCGAGGCAGGTCGTGTAGCTGAAGTTTGGTTGCCCAGGcacggtgacggcggcccCGGGCACCGACTGGTTCGACAGTCCACTGGCCTCGCCCGCGGGGGTGGCTGCAAGCGACACACTCCCGGCAGCCTTGCTGTAGCCGCCAGGCAAGAAAGTTGCACTATGCCCTCCGCCGGCACCAGTTGCTGTGGCCGCAGCGGTTGGGGGTCCGATACCGTTGcccatccctgccagtgACATCGACTGACTTGCGCTGGTGGAGTCGGCCAAGGTGCTCAGTGACTCCTCTACGAAGGCATTCTCGGCGTCCTGCTCGCTCGCCGGCATGAAGGGGATGAGAAAGGCGATGTTCGAGTCTTGCGGGTTGCGGAGCATGCGCAGCGTCCCACCCTGGTCCTCGACGGCGCGTTGCACACGGAGCAGCTTGCGCCGCAGCCCAGGCCGCATCGTTTTCCGTAGCTCTGTCGACTCCTCTGCGTAGTTctcaccgtcgtcgtcgctgtcgccgtcctcgccgACTTCGAGGCTCAGCGTTGCGCAAGAGTCGCTGTGCTTGTTCAGCGACGAGTCGAAGAACTTTGCAATCGCCTTAGGCATGCCATCGCCGGTCAGGTTGAAGTTAATCACCAAAAACTCGAGTCCATTTTTCTCCGTGACGGTGGTCATGATGGAGacgatgctgccgccgggGTCGCTGTACTTGAGGCACAACTTCATTGCGTAGCACAAGCACTTTGGCAGCAAGTCAGCGT from Leishmania panamensis strain MHOM/PA/94/PSC-1 chromosome 15 sequence carries:
- a CDS encoding protein kinase, putative (TriTrypDB/GeneDB-style sysID: LpmP.15.1110) is translated as MDPAGRSFSGEQQQQASEATGDAGRDTANAPLLQCAETSPFESESTKCSGLVSPPPLAPLSVVVRVVPTLAAATTSTASATFTAPVIVRSSHDLSSSSATPPVTETALISASASSNLRGGNDTDGGDVNEGEEGPFLTNGSIALAEFTSLLNPTENNAILKEHIIHMLRDVDTEETLMRIAHALETQETSETPVDVSTTICTESSHDVESYTHASQSTVTSMSMTQGRRSSVLSRREATSLEGFAGLSFLRSRRRTTSPSAQDCPSLAQPLENRGLYNQSARGLGGPMDVSFSSHTSAGTREEELQMSKQHDNPPSAFMATSASQFSETTATLLDDPLLRELPELPTCIQSEGRRAAVSAAPYTSPFDIISGDAPATAPPPLRVVPKTAAEEQQLRRLLHRCHSFSSLEADTLEAVLKAMDKEIHAAGAAILEQGQPTTEKLYLVSEGTCEAIKNGKSLGPLQPGGTFGELELMYKQAMCAATIRCVTRCVLYTLDEASYHRAVMSSSLQKRRRFEKLTMSVPFLRGLPDFERMKIAEALETRVYKHGKTIIRFGSPGNYMHFIVEGEVKVIGRNSGRRVEVVRLRAGDVVGELEFLFNHLTVADVVATSREVRTACISREHFELIIGPIQDRLKEFVATSSTYEKYYVSEVANESVRSELNRIESSRKHRRVASHDEWTAIGVTNPHGEVLLSAPLALLHGKCGASNSDSTAKGGADAHGQRRQAAGDSDQLSMGLLRFPFAPVAGKDVAVLALREDGLIIYWNSVLERLMSYSADEVVGQNIYSFLLSEREQQSMYTAINAARNYAGEAEAFLKQPNTKSMQFTLARSDGLTKTTIQLTIAPPVVSAGGNAAEVVLGFGKEVREGPQKMLEQPQWLSGQIRTILADGTQTFEERLECIAETLNNFESTYRAMTVSTERLRVVNIRQMMGHVLMNFGGECVSRGISVRQLFEGLPSERAYLDADLLPKCLCYAMKLCLKYSDPGGSIVSIMTTVTEKNGLEFLVINFNLTGDGMPKAIAKFFDSSLNKHSDSCATLSLEVGEDGDSDDDGENYAEESTELRKTMRPGLRRKLLRVQRAVEDQGGTLRMLRNPQDSNIAFLIPFMPASEQDAENAFVEESLSTLADSTSASQSMSLAGMGNGIGPPTAAATATGAGGGHSATFLPGGYSKAAGSVSLAATPAGEASGLSNQSVPGAAVTVPGQPNFSYTTCLAEDTPAHRIMLSSFLWERHHAVLTAFTFEDVVGLAGVADILIIDLQQSAITSPHDLDPITRLREMLRHMAVIITATNFDLVSSDTYAAAGFITLKKPCTPVQAMKAIRHAEEKSAVVKLERMRIEQTRETLARNSRGAWRHGALLGKGSSGEVYEAYDVLTGGKMAVKEMRLGNNDAKIEQFVQEISTMCNLQHPNIIHYFYCEESKEQKVIRVFMEFAGGGTLQSLLKRKGKLQYVELRALLRDVVEGLAYIHSQHYVHGDIKTANVLLSSDGKGKIGDFGTARTVQDGELLYVMQGSPLYMSPECMSAGEEDEEGNRIGYGFPSDIWSLGCVAMEMATNKPPFAHIKSIKGPAGLTNFITSLTDVPDLSPLFKCHPSIVEFVSACLNPDPSQRASAQDLLQMSLFSESTHGDRNSAVKALKRAQLLHVLKKFVAFQEPQEADKLKKRRNRPKVRRLTSDFFSSNSSPSDTASSGSARRLTSTAPLKSALAAEVEGVVGETRCQGATAAVAEGNEDESETDVPRHSDKAALAASGTSQTPDGARAARASAEASLSNTVTAAGSSLNLTASTFRRYLRKWDFSSTSSSSSAESNRRPKAMAPAAGGDGGAQRTPQRHCDPVTGVAGQNDKAEPDARNPNAEVAYELSPTPKKRSKTRSRPQTQLPLPVRSSSHQQRDRGSTTTITTNSTEEAFFATSSNSRSSSRSSNSGRTPNKAGSRNEAVGYTPSFPGRRRNVMLDEAGNIVSFDQLRSMTSGATLPDSKGEQHGVGVSAGRGAGVAAAATAEVTAPPRTPLSTLGDVNDHALSPSNAMGLVNASFAQPPGNFSFFNYSFNKNISFLGANMDEVLNSAANDFLNHLAANSHTNNAACVETVSSAGSAGQPSSRTLLCGERSGSGRSHAVPSSTREGEGHTDCTVVVTSPLAGAAHSEDCSSVTETPSRQRGWTVSRSPSTRSPLGVCGQGEPALIEGGNGVQHSGATLPRPQTPPNLLSMAATPAAASRSLYPVSSQLGSASYTSDDGTASITPRGDSVPLVGAAAPPHRRRRVRPPITNQSFFVVEDRSSVPFYGGAQTTSTLATPSNISSARMPGFSAGSPFSPAQISLTTLSSVASADGSITGGMAGDTNNSAMLQQHYASVAVVAPPPVFSTLSVSNARAMWQQRRRHRAAGSRGGGGGSSVSNFRPPAPLSSEGSVYLTAADTHQGDGQMRRAADAVGSCEGDDDDDLPSAAFGSMRSGFSRQSSLRSSPYLTAETLSATHEQDIKQRRAKGGDTATLSREDRRSADARDAPLFSSPTTEREPLLLAHLRHIEEALQDVLSQLQARQRQHIPQLRLRESSSPVTEVQDSFDCAPSSTAITAFQATLPQSAMQSTTLHNATLLPPAFASSASEVATIATAAPPQHSGMGIHIVPAELPQLLSSRTASVMIPPSKQGMTNPLAMRASPPLSMHRSNPLWPTEDCYATEVRDPVRHNSTEVSDTLLPPSVPGRSASSSGDDVTVEDLLHKVLQRVNLLLDEVSHLSPPVTSYSSPLTPTTTNASQAS
- a CDS encoding hypothetical protein (TriTrypDB/GeneDB-style sysID: LpmP.15.1100), which produces MDPCGECIPTQQHALVALKQAVNHVHTRLHQGSVSMLTESGSSEEERTAYRIAQVARAVMQAAGMIDQEDVDGTLNDSDAHDTPSKATATRRSCRQTDWRDDDDFIASPSIFLHLDAAQPVRSNRVMEYIVAKGRAAHTSEELTWLYRHSQLTSLLGPEDLQHLVPLSLHREYTHGELILDCGAPVRHLYVVVWGNVEVFRVDSINNERKAMEEAFRVASHQSVSMKLSRTSDRRGSLSPYGLRLTDVQGTNTNSEVSSDAVYTHVADLYPGQVFGIENCVFNAASHYVFRAGSAMSKTAISLLPYEELQSVLARNPRFAQGVGVRITDSMDVFGSIREFCRYVFSPTSAQNEYLPLWSILESYTRVHNVIHTKLFSHQVDTGAWGYALNRLPENLTSTFCFDLVHALPPFIARRMQVEARAADTRKGADSLAMKGGSMRSSITYIRTKERRRCTWHLGMEGKTLVLLRDGFTDLLDFLTMLCVHIIESNKLRGRVQGMVHPPAIDILDEYLRQREQEELAGKYLTTGGVTRDAEMQRVHAILKRMPLTEEEQAGLLRNWGHNTLLRIYEVMMHREEYNVRVDPSLSMKFQMNPFHEWALNLRSCVLEKLGLDRFSALPDNLYIDVISSNTHCIKNLLCGFNRKYRKEILDYACRTESKRLGRPEEWHNVDDMLYVALTGFLQNERPDLKEEHSRSLEENGITVLQDTAMTGLQVEVIPVHRLNFNAIDETIREAMHKYYEEVTKNDSEKREGKTGGSTVPTWAQVCKPIYRRSQDGSKTHVLGCIMTDSRGDTSPNDSDVEPGSTNLETASTTKKPTFTEFSEPANMNSNRGSPTVTPAAHHVRDGRLQRHFLINMDFAFGAQAEGICRVIFSAFGKRIRSVSVVGKAGGLTGKRGDIQLASHVLLSKSSLILEDNQDELRNCRNQDLTAQRLQELAGPRVKVHHGKVLTVTGTMLQNVQLLRYYQQVWRCVGTEMEGSYFARVIEDFYRQGIAHPGLTSRFAYYTSDLPLAQNDAEIEARQTHRLPASAATLSAPMSPQEGVPPLYAIARGILEKVLL